The window ACCTTACGGAAGCCCCTGTCACGGTGCAGGGGAAAAAACTTGAAGAAGCGGTGCCCGAGGCGATGGACCTGCTGAAAAAAGTGGGACTTGAAGCGAAAGCAGACCGCTACCCGTACGAACTGTCCGGCGGGCAGCAGCAGCGCGTCGCGATAGCGAGAGCGCTTGCCGTGCGGCCTGAAATAATACTGTTTGACGAACCCACCTCCGCCCTCGACCCTGAGCTGACGCAGGAAGTGCTTCAGGTAATGAAAGAACTTGCCGAAGAAAAAATGACAATGCTTGTAGCGACGCACGAAATGAGCTTTGCCCGCGACGTTGCCGGAAAAGTAATCTTCCTTGCGGACGGCGGAATTATGGAACAGGGAACGCCCGAAAAAATCTTCGGCGCGCCGGAAACCGGCAGGCTCAAACATTTCCTCAGCGCAGCAAACGGATAGACAAAGAAAACCAATTACGATAAAAACCAATTACCAAAAGGAACAATTACGATAAAATACAATTACAAAAAGAGACAATTACGATAAAATACAATTACAAAAAGAGACAATTACGATAAGAAAACAATTACCCAAGGAACAATTCTATCTAATCTTGTCTTTCTGCGGAAAGCCGTCAGGCTTTAGCGCAGAATCCAGCGGCGTTACGGGCGAAGCCCGTTACTGAAAACAAACGGCTTGAATTCCCAAGCCGTTTTTAATTTCCCCAAAATTGCTTTTGGGTACGGTAAACATAGCTATAAGCTACAAGCTAAAA is drawn from Candidatus Equadaptatus faecalis and contains these coding sequences:
- a CDS encoding amino acid ABC transporter ATP-binding protein, producing the protein MTKTNTEIKETIRIEKLRKSFGKVRVFDDVSLTVEQGETVSLIGPSGSGKSTLLRCINRLETVDGGSIRIADKWLVRDGKYAPDDEARAICSQTAMCFQQFNLFPHMTVLGNLTEAPVTVQGKKLEEAVPEAMDLLKKVGLEAKADRYPYELSGGQQQRVAIARALAVRPEIILFDEPTSALDPELTQEVLQVMKELAEEKMTMLVATHEMSFARDVAGKVIFLADGGIMEQGTPEKIFGAPETGRLKHFLSAANG